Proteins encoded by one window of Aphis gossypii isolate Hap1 chromosome X, ASM2018417v2, whole genome shotgun sequence:
- the LOC114127536 gene encoding cytoplasmic protein NCK1 produces the protein MLEARLLAADRESATWQGKSLGNNIRPPPHTPHHHHMSAMRPVNPKSNNEENCYVVAKYDYVAQSAQELDLRKNDRYLLLDDSKHWWRVQNARGFSGYVPSNYVKKEKPSLFDSIKKKVKKGAGNSSTGSKTLPCSSHGNGRTVSESPSMARRLPADPSEAIGTALVKYNYQAQQPDELSLIKGTRILILEKSNDGWWRGQSGCMAGWFPSNYTTQEDDNNGDDMGLHTYAMAENVLDIVVALYPFTGTSDQELSFEKGDRLEILERPAADPEWYRARNGQGQIGLVPKNYLQELSEYLAQPLIQAASSVQVIDKPHLVGKPWYYGTITRAQCDTVLNNNGQDGDFLVRDSETNVGDYSVSLKAPGRNKHFRVHVEGALYCIGQRKFHTLDQLVDHYQRAPIYTNKQGEKLFLVRALPRANP, from the exons ATGTTGGAAGCTAGATTGTTAGCTGCCGATCGGGAATCAGCTACTTGGCAAGGCAAGTCATTAGGAAATAACATACGACCCCCTCCACACACACCTCATCATCATCACATGTCAGCCATGAGACCAG taaatCCTAAATCCAACAATGAAGAAAATTGTTATGTTGTGGCTAAATACGACTATGTTGCACAAAGTGCCCAAGAATTAGATTTACGAAAAAATGATCGCTATTTATTATTGGATGATTCAAAACATTGGTGGAGAGTTCAAAATGCTCGTGGATTCTCAGGTTATGTGCCAAGCAACTATGTGAAGAAAGAAAAACCTTCTCTCTTTGatag tataaagaaaaaagtgaaaaaaggTGCAGGTAACTCAAGTACTGGTAGCAAGACATTACCATGCAGTAGTCATGGCAATGGTCGTACTGTGAGTGAATCTCCTTCAATGGCCAGACGTTTACCAGCTGATCCATCTGAGGCAATAGGTACAGCTCTAGTAAAGTACAACTACCAAGCTCAACAACCTGATGAATTATCTTTAATCAAAGGAACAAGAATATTAATTCTTGAAAAGAGCAATGATGG TTGGTGGAGAGGTCAAAGTGGTTGTATGGCAGGTTGGTTTCCTAGTAATTATACCACTCAAGAAGATGACAATAATGGAGATGACATGGGCCTCCACACATATGCAATGGCTGAGAACGTGTTGGACATTGTTGTTGCCTTATATCCATTCACAGGTACATCTGATCAGGAACTGAGTTTTGAAAAAGGTGATCGCCTAGAAATTTTGGAAAGACCTGCTGCTGATCCAGAATGGTATAGAGCTAGAAATGGACAAGGTCAAATTGGCTTAGTACCAAAGAATTATTTGCAG gaaCTCAGTGAATACTTAGCACAACCACTAATTCAAGCAGCTAGTAGTGTACAAGTTATTGATAAACCACATTTGGTTGGAAAACCATGGTACTATGGAACAATTACTCGTGCTCAATGTGATACTGTATTGAATAACAATGGACAAGATGGCGATTTCTTAGTTAGAGACAGCGAGactaat gTAGGAGATTATTCAGTGTCTTTAAAAGCACCAGGACGTAATAAACATTTCCGAGTCCATGTTGAAGGagcattatattgtattggtcAACGCAAATTTCATACACTTGATCAACTTGTAGATCACTATCAAAGAGCTCCGATATATACTAATAAGCAAggagaaaaattgtttttggtcAGAGCGTTGCCTCGAGCAAATCcttaa